CTCGTCCGGCGGCATTCGAGCGGAGTCCTGATCGGGCACACGACCGTCCGCGCGCAGCTCGGATGGCTCGGCCGCTATGCCGTGCGCCGCGGCATCTTCGCGCATTTCGGCAAGGGCCCGATCGAGATGGGGGACGAGGCGCTCCGCGCGCGCGTCGCCGACCTCGCTTCCGAGAAGGCGCCCGGATGTCAGGTCGAGATCGCGACGGACGGAAGCTCCTTCGACGTTTAGCGTCCCGACCCGAAATGGCTTTCGCGTCGCGGGCTCGATGCTCGCCGGCATCGGCCCCCGCGACCGACCCGTCCGCGCCCGCGCTAGAGCAATAAGGAGGCGGAGCGGGACTCGAGCCGAACCTGCTTCATCGTGCACTGCTTCGGCGCCTTGTCGGGTCTCCACCGAAGCAGCTTCGTGCCGTGGCGGAACCGGCCTCCCGAAAACGCGTCGTACCGGACCTCGACGACCAGTTTCGGCTGGAGCGGTTTCCAGTCCGCGCTCCGCTCCGTGCTCCATCGGCTCGGACCTCCGGGCGCGCGCCCGGTGAATCCGGGAGGCCGGACGAGCCTCTCGAGGAGCTTCGTGAGATCGGCCCGGTCCCCTTTCAGGCCGGAGGTGAATCCGACGTGGTGGAGCTTTCCATCGTCGTCATAGAGCCCGAGCAGCAGCGATCCCACCTCGCGCCCCTTCGAAGCGTAGCGGAACCCGCCGACGACGCAGTCGGCGGTCCGAAGGCTCTTGATCTTCTGCATGCCGCTCCGCTCCCCCGAGCGGTATTCGACGTCGATCGCCTTCGCGACGACGCCGTCGAGCCCGCCTCCGACCATCCGGAACCATTCCTTCGCCCGCTTCGCGTCCCGCGTCGCGGGAGACAGGAAAAGTCCTTTCCCTCGCCGGAAATTCTTCTTCGCGAACGATTCGAGGCGGCGCCGCCGATCCTTCAGCGGCCGGTCGACGAGCGAGGCGCCGTCCTCCCCGACGAGGAGGTCGAAGACGATCAGCGCCGCGGGCGTCTCTTTCGCGAGCCGGCGGATACGGCTCTCGGCGGGGTGGATCCGGAGGAGCAGGTCGTCGAACGAGAGCCCGTCTCCCGCGGGGATCACGATCTCTCCGTCGAGCACGAACTTGCCGGGGGAGAGGGCGAGGAGCGCCCCCTCCACCTCCGGAAAATACCGGCCCAGCGGCTGCCCGCTCTTCGACTGCAGATCGAGCTTCTTCCCGTCGCGGAAGGCGAGGCAGCGGAACCCGTCCCACTTCGGCTCGTACTGCCAACCCTCCCCTTCCGGGATCCCGTCGACGAGGAGGGCTTCCATCGGCGGGTACGGAGGGCGAATCGGAAGCGTCACAGGTACTCCTCCAGCCGGAACCGCCCCTTCTTCGCGAGGAGCGGCGCCCAGAGATCGCCCGTCCCGCGTACGCGGGCGACGACGTTGTCGATGCGGAAGTCCTCGATCGCGATGCCCCTCTCGACCTCCTCCCACGTCACCGGCGTCGAGACCGCCGCCCTCGGGGTCGGGCGGACGGAGTAGATGGAGGCCAGCGTACGGCCCCACGCGTTCTGGTTGTAGTCGACGAGGACGCGCCGAGCCGGGCGTTTCGCGATCCGGTATTCGGCGGTCGCGAGCTTCGGATGCCGGGCCGCGATCTCCTGCGCGAACCGTTTCGCGAACCCCCAGACCTCCTTCTGGGTCGGCCCCCGCACGATCGGCACGTACACGTGGATGCCCCGCGACCCCGTGGTCTTCGCCAGTGCCGGCATCCGCAGAGCCGTGAGGGCGGCGTCGACCGCGCGCGCGGTTTCGCGCACCTGCGAGAAGGAGCCTCCCTTGACCGGATCCAGGTCGAAGTGGACGTAGTCGGGCCGATTCACGTCGTCGCACCGCGCGTACCAGGGATTCAGGTCGATGCAGCCGAGGTTGATCACCCAGAGGAGCGAGGCGAGATCGTCGACCACGGGGAAATCGATCACGTTTCCCGAGGCATGCTCGATCGCGCACGTCCGGATCCAATCGGGCCGCGGCGACGGCGCCCGCTTCATGAAGAAGAACTCGCCGCCCGCGCCGTGCGGATACCGCTTCATGACCATCGCGCGGTCCGCGACGTGCGGGAGGAGCCAGGGGGAGATCGCGGCGTAATAGCGGAGGAGGTCTCCTTTCGTCACGCCGAACTCGGGCCAGAAGACCTTCCGGAG
This sequence is a window from Thermoanaerobaculia bacterium. Protein-coding genes within it:
- a CDS encoding ATP-dependent DNA ligase, which encodes MTLPIRPPYPPMEALLVDGIPEGEGWQYEPKWDGFRCLAFRDGKKLDLQSKSGQPLGRYFPEVEGALLALSPGKFVLDGEIVIPAGDGLSFDDLLLRIHPAESRIRRLAKETPAALIVFDLLVGEDGASLVDRPLKDRRRRLESFAKKNFRRGKGLFLSPATRDAKRAKEWFRMVGGGLDGVVAKAIDVEYRSGERSGMQKIKSLRTADCVVGGFRYASKGREVGSLLLGLYDDDGKLHHVGFTSGLKGDRADLTKLLERLVRPPGFTGRAPGGPSRWSTERSADWKPLQPKLVVEVRYDAFSGGRFRHGTKLLRWRPDKAPKQCTMKQVRLESRSASLLL
- the ligD gene encoding non-homologous end-joining DNA ligase produces the protein MKRPALPEIPADRDEAEIAIGRRRVKLTNLRKVFWPEFGVTKGDLLRYYAAISPWLLPHVADRAMVMKRYPHGAGGEFFFMKRAPSPRPDWIRTCAIEHASGNVIDFPVVDDLASLLWVINLGCIDLNPWYARCDDVNRPDYVHFDLDPVKGGSFSQVRETARAVDAALTALRMPALAKTTGSRGIHVYVPIVRGPTQKEVWGFAKRFAQEIAARHPKLATAEYRIAKRPARRVLVDYNQNAWGRTLASIYSVRPTPRAAVSTPVTWEEVERGIAIEDFRIDNVVARVRGTGDLWAPLLAKKGRFRLEEYL